The following are encoded in a window of Gossypium raimondii isolate GPD5lz chromosome 13, ASM2569854v1, whole genome shotgun sequence genomic DNA:
- the LOC105782364 gene encoding vacuolar cation/proton exchanger 5 isoform X2, with protein MDYKLQVGVQSHLEMGSLEDRSMQDLHDECLHSPETDARKNQITYSNELLPFSDGRLPVGRKNMIGHGVYRSIKTVVFSNKLNLLMPFGPLAILVHKLTAHNGWVFFLSLLGITPLAERLSYATEQLAFYTGPTIGGLLNATFGNATELIISIYALKSGMTRVVQLSLLGSILSNMLLVLGCAFFCGGLVYHRKEQVFNKATAVVNSGLLLMAVMGLLFPAVLHYTHTERQYGKSELSLSRFSSCVMLVAYAAYLVFQLKGQNDLYAPINEENLDDDDDDDDDGDDDDDDDEAPEISKWESGIWLVILTAWISILSDYLVDTIEGASEAWDVSIAFISVILLPIIGNAAEHASAIMFAMKDKLDISLGVAIGSSTQISMFGIPFCVVIGWMMGQEMDLNFQLFETATLFITVIVVAFFLQEGTSNYFKGLMLILAYLIVAASFFAHEDPTSANENKQL; from the exons ATGGATTACAAGCTGCAAGTCGGAGTTCAATCCCACCTTGAA ATGGGATCACTAGAAGATAGGTCAATGCAAGATCTCCATGATGAATGCCTCCATTCCCCTGAAACGGATGctcgaaaaaatcaaattacttattcaaaTGAATTGTTACCATTTTCTGATGGTCGTCTGCCTGTTGGCCGTAAAAATATGATAGGACATGGTGTCTATAGGAGCATAAAGACTGTAGTTTTCTCTAATAAACTCAACTTGCTCATGCCTTTCGGGCCTCTAGCAATCCTTGTTCACAAGTTGACTGCTCATAAT GGGTGGGTTTTCTTTCTAAGCTTACTGGGTATAACACCTTTGGCAGAGCGTTTGAGTTATGCTACCGA GCAATTGGCTTTCTACACTGGACCAACAA TTGGTGGTCTTCTAAATGCTACATTTGGGAATGCAACGGAGCTGATTATTTCAATATATGCACTGAAAAGTGGAATGACCCGTGTGGTTCAACTGTCATTGTTGGGTTCAATTTTGTCAAACATGCTTCTTGTTCTTGGATGTGCGTTCTTCTGCGGTGGGCTTGTATATCATAGAAAAGAACAAGTTTTTAACAAG GCCACAGCTGTTGTCAATTCAGGACTGCTGCTAATGGCAGTCATGGGTTTACTCTTCCCGGCTGTCCTCCACTACACACACACTGAACGGCAATATGGGAAGTCGGAGTTGTCTCTTTCAAGATTTAGCAGTTGTGTTATGCTTGTAGCATATGCTGCCTATCTTGTTTTCCAGTTAAAAGGTCAAAACGATCTATATGCCCCTATCAATGAGGAGAActtagatgatgatgatgatgatgatgatgatggtgatgatgatgatgatgatgatgaagctCCAGAGATCTCCAAATGGGAATCGGGGATTTGGCTTGTAATCTTGACTGCTTGGATCTCTATCCTATCAGACTATTTGGTGGACACAATAGAG GGAGCATCTGAGGCCTGGGATGTATCAATTGCATTTATCAGTGTTATCTTGCTCCCCATTATCGGGAATGCCGCAGAGCACGCAAGTGCTATTATGTTTGCCATGAAAGACAAGCTT GACATATCATTGGGAGTGGCAATAGGGTCATCGACTCAAATTTCTATGTTTGGG ATTCCTTTTTGTGTGGTTATTGGGTGGATGATGGGACAGGAAATGGACTTAAACTTCCAGCTTTTCGAGACAGCAACTCTTTTCATTACTGTTATAGTTGTAGCCTTCTTTCTGCAG GAGGGAACATCGAACTACTTCAAAGGATTAATGCTCATACTTGCATATCTGATAGTAGCTGCAAGTTTCTTTGCACACGAAGATCCTACATCAGCTA ACGAAAACAAGCAACTGTGA
- the LOC105782364 gene encoding vacuolar cation/proton exchanger 3 isoform X1, whose protein sequence is MDYKLQVGVQSHLEQMGSLEDRSMQDLHDECLHSPETDARKNQITYSNELLPFSDGRLPVGRKNMIGHGVYRSIKTVVFSNKLNLLMPFGPLAILVHKLTAHNGWVFFLSLLGITPLAERLSYATEQLAFYTGPTIGGLLNATFGNATELIISIYALKSGMTRVVQLSLLGSILSNMLLVLGCAFFCGGLVYHRKEQVFNKATAVVNSGLLLMAVMGLLFPAVLHYTHTERQYGKSELSLSRFSSCVMLVAYAAYLVFQLKGQNDLYAPINEENLDDDDDDDDDGDDDDDDDEAPEISKWESGIWLVILTAWISILSDYLVDTIEGASEAWDVSIAFISVILLPIIGNAAEHASAIMFAMKDKLDISLGVAIGSSTQISMFGIPFCVVIGWMMGQEMDLNFQLFETATLFITVIVVAFFLQEGTSNYFKGLMLILAYLIVAASFFAHEDPTSANENKQL, encoded by the exons ATGGATTACAAGCTGCAAGTCGGAGTTCAATCCCACCTTGAA CAGATGGGATCACTAGAAGATAGGTCAATGCAAGATCTCCATGATGAATGCCTCCATTCCCCTGAAACGGATGctcgaaaaaatcaaattacttattcaaaTGAATTGTTACCATTTTCTGATGGTCGTCTGCCTGTTGGCCGTAAAAATATGATAGGACATGGTGTCTATAGGAGCATAAAGACTGTAGTTTTCTCTAATAAACTCAACTTGCTCATGCCTTTCGGGCCTCTAGCAATCCTTGTTCACAAGTTGACTGCTCATAAT GGGTGGGTTTTCTTTCTAAGCTTACTGGGTATAACACCTTTGGCAGAGCGTTTGAGTTATGCTACCGA GCAATTGGCTTTCTACACTGGACCAACAA TTGGTGGTCTTCTAAATGCTACATTTGGGAATGCAACGGAGCTGATTATTTCAATATATGCACTGAAAAGTGGAATGACCCGTGTGGTTCAACTGTCATTGTTGGGTTCAATTTTGTCAAACATGCTTCTTGTTCTTGGATGTGCGTTCTTCTGCGGTGGGCTTGTATATCATAGAAAAGAACAAGTTTTTAACAAG GCCACAGCTGTTGTCAATTCAGGACTGCTGCTAATGGCAGTCATGGGTTTACTCTTCCCGGCTGTCCTCCACTACACACACACTGAACGGCAATATGGGAAGTCGGAGTTGTCTCTTTCAAGATTTAGCAGTTGTGTTATGCTTGTAGCATATGCTGCCTATCTTGTTTTCCAGTTAAAAGGTCAAAACGATCTATATGCCCCTATCAATGAGGAGAActtagatgatgatgatgatgatgatgatgatggtgatgatgatgatgatgatgatgaagctCCAGAGATCTCCAAATGGGAATCGGGGATTTGGCTTGTAATCTTGACTGCTTGGATCTCTATCCTATCAGACTATTTGGTGGACACAATAGAG GGAGCATCTGAGGCCTGGGATGTATCAATTGCATTTATCAGTGTTATCTTGCTCCCCATTATCGGGAATGCCGCAGAGCACGCAAGTGCTATTATGTTTGCCATGAAAGACAAGCTT GACATATCATTGGGAGTGGCAATAGGGTCATCGACTCAAATTTCTATGTTTGGG ATTCCTTTTTGTGTGGTTATTGGGTGGATGATGGGACAGGAAATGGACTTAAACTTCCAGCTTTTCGAGACAGCAACTCTTTTCATTACTGTTATAGTTGTAGCCTTCTTTCTGCAG GAGGGAACATCGAACTACTTCAAAGGATTAATGCTCATACTTGCATATCTGATAGTAGCTGCAAGTTTCTTTGCACACGAAGATCCTACATCAGCTA ACGAAAACAAGCAACTGTGA
- the LOC105782363 gene encoding oleosin H1 encodes MAERNVVYGRSVMLAALAGMALAAPLLGMMGFSFLATLTLLFITSPLLLIFSPLLLFAGLVLMGALVGFAIAATMAFAGVSTLVWMYREIRGSLGFGSRRGQLVPGRYLQQTIQEK; translated from the coding sequence ATGGCGGAAAGGAATGTGGTGTATGGCAGGTCAGTGATGTTGGCAGCACTGGCTGGTATGGCACTGGCTGCACCGCTGCTAGGAATGATGGGGTTCAGCTTCTTGGCAACACTGACACTGCTATTTATAACCTCACCTCTGCTGCTGATTTTCAGTCCACTGCTACTATTTGCCGGGTTGGTTCTCATGGGTGCTTTGGTTGGTTTCGCCATTGCCGCAACCATGGCTTTTGCAGGTGTCTCAACTTTGGTATGGATGTATAGAGAGATAAGAGGTAGTTTAGGATTTGGTTCCAGGAGGGGTCAATTGGTGCCAGGGAGGTATTTGCAGCAAACAATACAGGAGAAATGA
- the LOC105782361 gene encoding probable amino acid permease 7, which produces MGEEEEDNQLSPLLPSSSTSSVKRTGTVWTAVAHIITGVIGAGVLSLAWSTAQLGWIAGPISVLVFAAITLVSTYILCDCYMYPHPHYGPNRLRSYMDAVLVYLGEKNHKVCGVILMETLYGSTLAYVITSASSIKAIQKSNCYHREGHNAPCSYEDTSSMLLFGAVQVVMSQIPDFHNMKWLSMLAAIMSFAYSFIGFGLGLAQVIKNGTIKGSINGVPAANIADKLWLVFQALGDIAFAYPYSGIVLEIQDTLKSPPPENKTMKKASIIAVSLTTFFYLCCGCFGYAAFGNNTPGNLLTGFGFYEPYWLVDLANACIILHLVGGYQIFGQPVFAFAERWFINRFPNSWFVNNYYTNKHRWFPSFQTNPLKICFRTAYVASTTAIAMMFPYFNQVLGVLGALNFWPLAIYFPVEMRIVQKKIQSWTRKWVALKSFSFVCLLVTIVAFIGSIQGLINAKFE; this is translated from the exons ATgggtgaagaagaagaagacaatcAGTTGTCTCCATTGCTGCCTAGTTCTTCAACAAGCTCTGTCAAAAGAACTG GGACTGTGTGGACAGCAGTAGCACACATCATAACAGGAGTGATAGGGGCAGGTGTTTTATCCCTTGCGTGGAGCACCGCTCAACTTGGATGGATTGCTGGCCCTATATCCGTGCTTGTGTTTGCAGCAATCACCCTTGTTTCCACCTACATTCTATGTGACTGCTACATGTATCCTCACCCTCACTATGGCCCCAACCGCCTTAGATCTTACATGGATGCCGTCCTTGTCTATTTGG GAGAGAAGAACCACAAAGTGTGTGGAGTAATTTTAATGGAGACCTTGTATGGGTCCACACTTGCCTATGTCATAACCTCTGCTAGCAGCATCAA AGCAATTCAGAAATCAAACTGCTACCACAGAGAAGGCCACAATGCTCCATGTTCGTATGAAGATACTTCCTCTATGCTTCTATTTGGAGCTGTTCAGGTTGTAATGTCACAGATTCCAGATTTCCATAACATGAAATGGCTTTCAATGTTAGCTGCAATCATGTCCTTTGCTTACTCTTTCATCGGATTCGGGCTCGGGCTCGCACAAGTGATCA AAAATGGAACAATTAAGGGGAGCATAAATGGAGTCCCCGCTGCTAATATTGCTGATAAACTATGGTTAGTATTCCAGGCACTTGGGGACATTGCATTTGCCTATCCATACTCGGGCATTGTTCTAGAAATACAG GATACATTGAAATCACCTCCACCAGAGAACAAAACCATGAAAAAGGCCTCAATAATTGCCGTCTCCTTGACAACCTTCTTCTACCTCTGTTGTGGATGTTTCGGATATGCTGCCTTCGGGAACAACACGCCTGGAAACCTCTTGACAGGATTCGGATTTTACGAGCCATATTGGCTGGTTGATTTAGCCAATGCTTGCATTATTCTTCACCTTGTGGGAGGATATCAG ATTTTTGGTCAACCAGTGTTTGCATTTGCGGAGAGATGGTTTATCAACAGGTTCCCAAACAGTTGGTTCGTCAATAACTATTATACGAACAAACACCGATGGTTTCCTTCGTTTCAGACTAATCCCCTCAAGATATGCTTTCGGACAGCCTATGTCGCATCAACAACAGCCATTGCAATGATGTTCCCATACTTCAACCAGGTTTTGGGAGTGCTGGGGGCTTTGAACTTTTGGCCTTTGGCTATTTATTTTCCAGTGGAAATGCGCATTGTGCAGAAGAAGATTCAATCCTGGACTAGAAAATGGGTTGCTCTTAAGAGTTTCAGCTTTGTTTGCTTGCTTGTGACAATAGTGGCCTTTATAGGGTCGATTCAAGGACTaataaatgcaaaatttgaatAA
- the LOC105782362 gene encoding cytochrome c oxidase assembly protein COX15 translates to MFQSRVVASILKRNKAIINSLTSNLKGTCSSRCFTPSSANAVARTSFYGFRSLPKGHHVPSFRNMSTVASVGTEKQGLKMLVTAGPRAQKMVGIWLFGSAAWVFSMVVLGGVTRLTRSGLSMTDWKFAGNLPPLSDEEWQQEFEKYKQSPEYKRVNKGMSIEEFKFIYWMEYAHRMWGRALGVMFALPFSYFLRKGYITMRLGLRLSALFALGAGQGLIGWWMVKSGLEEPASEYVEPRVSPYRLAAHLTSAFVIYSGLFWTALSVVMPEPPAESLAWVQGAAKLKRLAIPVSLIVGITAVSGAFVAGNDAGRAYNTFPKMGDVWVPDNIFELKPTIRNFFENTSMVQLDHRILATTTLISICGLWWSTKKLDIHPAIRTLVGATFGMAALQVTLGVSTLLSYVPVSVGTAHQAGALTLLTLMLLLNHTVRRPSMSLLKTLPEVTKTAW, encoded by the exons atgtttcaaaGCAGAGTAGTTGCTTCAATTCTAAAGAGAAACAAAGCTATAATCAACAGCTTAACATCCAATCTCAAGGGAACCTGTTCCTCTCGTTGTTTTACGCCTTCTTCTGCTAATGCAGTTGCTAGGACCTCCTTTTATGGCTTTAGATCTCTGCCTAAG ggACATCATGTGCCGTCCTTCAGGAATATGTCCACCGTGGCTTCTGTTGGCACTGAGAAGCAGGGATTGAAGATGCTAGTAACTGCAGGTCCACGTGCTCAGAAAATGGTGGGGATATGGCTTTTTGGTTCTGCTGCATGGGTTTTTAGTATGGTGGTACTAGGTGGTGTCACACGATTAACCCGATCTGGCCTTTCAATGACTGATTGGAAATTCGCCGGGAACCTTCCTCCTCTATCTGATGAGGAGTGGCAGCAAGAGTTTGAGAAATACAAGCAGTCACCAGAGTACAAGCG AGTAAACAAAGGGATGAGtattgaagagtttaaatttatatactggATGGAATATGCCCATCGAATGTGGGGGAGAGCCCTAGGTGTCATGTTTGCATTGCCGTTCTCATATTTTCTTCGTAAGGGATATATTACCATGCGCCTTGGACTAAGACTCTCTGCTCTATTTGCTCTTGGTGCTGGTCAAGGTTTAATTGGTTGGTGGATGGTTAAAAGTGGATTAGAG GAACCAGCTTCGGAATATGTTGAGCCCCGAGTGAGCCCTTATAGACTTGCTGCTCATCTTACTTCTGCATTCGTTATTTACAGTGGCCTGTTCTGGACTGCTCTCTCTGTTGTAATGCCTGAACCTCCTGCTGAGTCATTAGCTTGGGTTCAAGGTGCTGCCAAACTCAAGAGGCTTGCAATTCCAGTGAGCCTCATTGTAGGCATTACCGCTGTTTCAGGAGCATTTGTTGCAGGAAACGATGCT GGCCGTGCATACAATACTTTTCCAAAGATGGGAGATGTGTGGGTTCCTGATAATATATTTGAGTTGAAACCAACAATCCGAAACTTCTTTGAGAATACATCCATGGTGCAG CTTGACCATCGTATCCTTGCAACTACCACTTTAATCTCCATTTGCGGTTTATGGTGGTCAACCAAAAAGCTCGACATCCATCCAGCTATTCGAACTTTGGTTGGAGCCACGTTTGGCATGGCTGCTCTTCAG GTAACCTTAGGTGTATCAACACTTTTATCATATGTGCCTGTTTCAGTTGGCACTGCACATCAGGCAGGGGCCTTAACCCTTTTAACACTGATGCTACTTCTCAATCACACTGTGAGGAGGCCATCAATGTCACTTTTGAAAACACTGCCTGAGGTGACAAAGACAGCTTGGTAG